Part of the Ctenopharyngodon idella isolate HZGC_01 chromosome 24, HZGC01, whole genome shotgun sequence genome, GTCTCACTCAACCTCTGGCAGTAcaaggtgagtgtgtgtgtgtgtgtgtgtgtgagtgagtgtgtgtatgcttCACTCAAGTTCATTCATCATGGATGGTAAGATTAAgcaccatctctctctctctctttaggaTCTGCATTTAGGGAAGACTCTGTTTCTGCTGTTGAGTTTGCACAGATTTCCCCGGCTGACGCTGCTCTATCTGTTTCTGTTTGATTATGACGACACATTTCTGCCCTTCATTTACACCAGTTGCCCTGCACAAACAACCGCAGCAACGCAAGACAGCCTGACCGACACACCGCTGGTGCGTCACTGCCTTTTCACTCTCCAGCACATCTGCATACAATTGAAGCTCTCTGCTCCCTAATGGCAGTCACAGAACTTTTAGACTGTTCGTAAAGCAGCAGCTTATCACTATGGAAAGAATCATgtttggtggaaaaaaaaatgagtaacTCTCACCTCGCTCTCACAATTTTTATTAGAATACAATCTAGCCATACTTTTAACTAGAAATATTTCAAGGCACCCAAAGCTGAAACTGGACCTGAAAATGTGCCATATGCACACGGTCTGTAAATGAAAGACTTTCAGGTCTGTCATTTGTCAATCCTCAGAGATAacaaaaaggtgtttttatgtttttaatcacAACTCTCTTTTTCTGCATCTGCCGCATCAGGACCGTCCGGGTTGGCGTCAGTGGGCGGAGTTTCTGCTCATGTACTTCCTGTTGCCCTATCAGCTGCTGTCTGCGTTCGCCTGGCACTGGCTGAGCGTTCATAACTGGACGACACGCATCGTCATCTTTCACGCTCTGTTACTGTCCGTGCAGGACGTGTATTTCTTCTGGACACTGTTGAAGAGAGGAGAGATGAggtacaaacacacagagaaaagaaaagaaagatgtTCTCCATGTTTAATGACTTTAAACAGCATTAGCACAGTTGGAGCTGTTGTGTGACGGAtgattgttgtgtgtgtgtgactgcagGACGCTCCCTGTGAGGGTTTGGCATGAGGTGTTAGCAGAGATACTGGACTCGTCtctgtttgtgctgctgtgGCCACTGATGCCTCTGTTCTTCTGGAACTTTCTGTTCTACTTCAATCTGTACGTCTGCCCCTTCAACACTGCAGTGCTGGTGAAACGAACATTCCTGCAGACGGACACACAACAGCAGAGGATCTGAAACACATACTGTCATGCTGGGACTTTACTTTCGGACTCATCACACTG contains:
- the LOC127507146 gene encoding bifunctional apoptosis regulator-like isoform X3, translating into MVNPPQINIREFLAGIRTALCCIAIVLLVYRAFSTSSSHDVLLSKPLSRWSADDVTLWVEHLSVWTNQYKQTFLREQINGRTLSALSDEDLSAAPFSIRNQSHRRIILEELHRLKERRVSLNLWQYKDLHLGKTLFLLLSLHRFPRLTLLYLFLFDYDDTFLPFIYTSCPAQTTAATQDSLTDTPLDRPGWRQWAEFLLMYFLLPYQLLSAFAWHWLSVHNWTTRIVIFHALLLSVQDVYFFWTLLKRGEMRTLPVRVWHEVLAEILDSSLFVLLWPLMPLFFWNFLFYFNLYVCPFNTAVLVKRTFLQTDTQQQRI